Below is a window of Fervidobacterium pennivorans DSM 9078 DNA.
TTCGAGGCGATTGGCATAGCTAATACCCAGCACCCTCTAATGGCTGCTCCTTTTACTGGACCAACTGGCGGTGCTGAGTAGATAATCTTACCTGCGACAAGTGAGTTGTTTGGATCTTCATGTTGTGGAACAAGCGCTGGCCATTGGAACATCGTAAATACCTTCCCTTGATTAAATGCGGCAATCCTTTCTGAGTGCCCCATGTCAAGTGCACCCGGAGGTGAGAACTTTAAAAGTTCTTTGTAGAAATTAATCGCTTCGACTGCTTTCTTTTCATCGAGAGAAACAACAACTTTGCCTCCTTGTACAGTCAAAGGACTTGTACCAAATGATTCAAACATGAATATCGCTTCTGCTGTTGAACCTTCTGTCTGTTTTGTGAACGGTGCGAATCCATAAATACCTTTGGAATAGAAGAACTCTGCCATGTCTTTTAGTTCCTTGAACGTTTTTGGTACACCAAGGTCGTATCCATACTTTGATTTGAACTCAGTTCTGTACTTTGGATCATTGATTAAATCTTTCCTTGTCATCCAGATATAAACGTTTGCGTTAATAGGCATACCTACGAAGACCCCTGCCCACTGTGCTGCTTCGAAAGCGTTCGGTGCAAAGACATTGAGATTCGGCTTTTTGTAAACTTTACCCAGTGCCCACTGCTCAAATGGTAACATGAGGTGTGCGAGGGCTGGTATGAACGGTTCATCCACAGTTACCAAATCATAGTCTGTTTTGTCCAAACCAACGCTTACTCCAATCTTTTGCAGTAAGTTACCCGACGGAACCAACTCGAGGACAACTTTTATACCTGTTGCTTTTTCAAAATCAGATATACCTGTCTTGAGAGCCTGAGTCAGCGCGTCGTCCCACGCAAGAACTTTGATCGTTGTGTTGTAAGGTGCCGCAAGAACAACCGCCAAAAGACCTACTAGAAACAGTGCTAAAAATACCCTTTTCATCTACATCACCCCCTTGGAAGGTTCATAGCTTAAAACTTGTAACCGAAACTTCTTTATCTTTAGGATAATATAATCTAATGTGGTAACGTTATCATATATTAATTTAACCACAAAGTTGCTATCAAACAAAAGCCAGATAGGCCTAGAAAATGTAGAAAAATCCCGTCTCTGATGCAAGAATGATAGCCAAATGTCTGTTTTTTTTCAAGTTACTTTAAATTTTGCCTCTCTGTGGTAACGTTATCATATTTATAAAAAATAAAGGTGGCCCGAAAAACTTAGCCACCTTACAAAATTCGGAAGTTCAAAAGATTGTTGATATTAAATTTCCCTAATCATATTTCTATAGATCCCCGGATAAGAACCTTCAATCTCTATTGCATTCACGGTTTTTCTATAATACTCAATCGGACCGGGGTCTCCTATAATGGCATAAGCGTATCCGACGTTGAACATATCGTGCAAACAAGCCAACAAAAGAGCCTTTCCTATCCCTTTTCCCCTGTATTCTTCATCAACACCTGTCGGTCCGAAAAATCCACGTACTGTAGCATCATAGCAAGCAAATCCAACAATTTTGTTCGTCTTCTCATCTATAGCTATGAACGATGAAATTGGTTTGTTTGAAAAAGTCATATCAGTTTCGCTTGCCCAATGATTGCCAAATTTCGACCTGACCCATTCAACAACAAAGTATTTTTCTGGACCAATTGGACGTTTGATAATAATCCCATTTTTCCTAGCTTCTTCTAACGCGCTATTAAGCTCGGGTAACTCATACAACTTTACTAACATGTCACCCATACGTTCACCCCCAGATAAGAGGTCAGATTAAGTCCATGAGTATTTTGGCAAAAAGTATTGCAAGAACCCCAAGCATCACAGGTTTGATAATCTTTGCACCTTTTTTCAATGCAAGTCCCGAACCGAGCCAGTTGCCCGCAATCCCGAAGACGGCTGCAGGCAGTCCTATGGAATACAAAACCTTTTTACCAACGATGAAAGTAAGAAGTGCACCTATGTTTGAAGCCAAATTGACTATCTTAGCTGTTCCAGATGCACTCACATGATCTAAGGACAAAAAACTCACATAGAGTATTATCAAAAATGTACCAGTTCCTGGTCCAAAGAAGCCATCGTATGTGCCTATAGTTAAACCTATCAAACCAGAAACTACAACAGCACGTGTCTTTGAGATGTTTTCCACTTCCAATGTTCTTTCTTTCCTCGGATTTGCCAAAAGGACAATTAAAGCTGCCAGAGGTATTAAGAAGGCTAAAACCAATTTTAAGATGTTATCGCTCAATACAAGTGCCAACCTAGCACCTATATGTGATCCAATAAGCGACCCAACGACTGAAGGAACAGCAATAAGGTAAACTATCGCCCTTCCTTTCGCATACCTGAGCGTGCTGAAAATTGTTCCTATCGTTGATGAAAGTTTGTTTGTAGCCAGTGCGTTATGACTTGGCAAACCTACGAACAAATAAGCAGGAAGTGAGATAAGACCTCCACCCCCAGCTATTGAGTCAACGAATCCTGCTAAGAAAATTAATGGATAAAGTATAATTAAGTCTTGAAAAGTTATGTCCATTTTAATCACTCACTTTTCTGCTAGATGAATACACTATAGTGCCGGAATTTTCACTATCTTTTCCAATAACCACCCTATTAGATACGCAACTACTGCCGAAAGCCCACCAACAAACAACATCTCAAAGCCGCCTTTGTACCACTTTACGCCAGTAACAACCTGACGCAGTGCACCCACGAAAAATAACGTCGCCGCAGTTATTAAACATGATGCCAAAAACTGATTTTGTGCTAACAATTGAGATTGAGAAGCGAAGATGTACGCTATCAACGGCATGAAACCTGCGATGACAAACGATAAAAATGTTATAATCGCACTTTTAAGAGGATTTGTATCATCTTCGAAGATCCCAAGTTCCTCGTGTAACATCGTATCTACCCATATTTCTTTATTACTTGTAATTGCCTCAACAAGATGTTCTAATTTTTCGCCAGTTAGTCCTTTTCTCTTGTAAATCTCTCTAACTTCTAATTTTTCAGCTTCGGGCAAATGTTCAATCTCCCACAGCTCCCGTTCTTTTTCGGATTTTATGTAGTCTTTCTCCGATTTCTCCGATAGGTAGTCCCCAATCGCCATAGAAATACCGTCGGCAAATAGATTTGCTAAACCGACAATGATAGCAATCTTAGGACTCAAGTTTGCTCCAGCTATTCCAGATATTGCGGCAAATGTTGTTACTATACCATCACTTGCACCGTAAACAGCTTGACCTATGTATTTTCCCTGCTCAGTCTTGTGCCAAGGTTCTTTTCCTATTTCATCAGGTGAATGTAGCTTTTTGTGAGTTTCTAAATCCCCCTTCTTAAAAGCTTCACTGGCAAGCCTTGGTCTTGACTTCGGTGTGAGCTTTGAGAACAGCCATCTGAACACTTCTCTATGCCCCCCTTCTGGAAGTTTACATAATTTCATTATACCATATATGCATACTCTGGTATCTAAAAAACAGTGTATTAACTTACCTCGTAGTTACTAGATACAAAATGTTAACCTTTTCTTTTCATTGAAACCTATTCAAAACCACTTGACAAAAATTTTTTCTTTGGTATTATTGGTAACGGTCACTGATTGAAGAGCCGAAATTGTGCGGAAAAACACGAAAAAATAAAGGGAACGCCCCCATCGTCTAGCGGTCTAGGACACTGGCCTTTCAAGCCAGCGGCACGGGTTCGAATCCCGTTGGGGGCGCCAGTTTTTAAAACAGGTTGGGTGCGTAGCTCAGAGGGAGAGCGTCTGCCTTACGAGCAGAAGGTCGTAGGTTCAAGTCCTGCCGCACCCACCAAGCGGAAAAAATAAATTGAAACGATTATATAAAAACTTAATGGTGGCCAGGTAGCTCAGTTGGTAGAGCAGTGGACTGAAAATCCACGTGTCGACGGTTCGATTCCGTCCCTGGCCACCAGTTTTTTTATATACACATGAAAATGCGAAAATCATGTGTTGAATAACTGGAAAGTTTTGGTATAATCGAAATTAGACCTACAAATGTATGAAAAGGAGGAAGTAGTATGAAGAGAACGTACCAACCGTCTCGCATTAAAAGGAAAAGAACGCACGGATTTCTTGCCAGAAAGTCCACACCTGGCGGAAGAAGAGTTCTAAGGAACAGAAGAAGAACGGGTAGATGGAGACTCACAGTCTGAAAAGGTATACGTTCAGAAAAAGAGAGCGCCTGAGACTCAGGAGGGACATATCCCTCGTTTTTAGATACGGTAAAGCTATTCAAAGCGAAGAGTTTGTAGTGCTTTACAGGAAGAATGGACTTGATTACAGTAGGTTAGCTATTATCGTAAAGCGAAAATTTGGAAAGGCGAACCGGAGAAACAAATTGAGAAGATGGATTCGTGAGTGCTTTAGATTGAACAAAGATTCTATTCCGAAGGGATTCGACATCATCGTTATAGCAAGGAAAGCGCTATCCGAAAAGTTTGAAAAAAGTAACTACGAAGTTGTCTGCAAAGCACTTTTGGGAAATTTTGAGAGGTTAATTGATGCGGAAAGCAATACTGGGAATCATTAGATTTTATCAAAAGTACATTTCTCCTTTAAAACCTCCAACATGCAGGTTCGAACCAACCTGTTCCACATATACATATCAAGCTGTGGAAAGGTTTGGTGTTTTTAAGGGGTTCCTCCTGGGTTTCTGGCGCATTCTCCGATGTAATCCTTTGTCAAAAGGTGGATTTGACCCTGTTCCGGAAGAATTCACACTGTTCCATCTTCCTAAACATGACAAACCCGTGGAACATCAAAAAATAAATAACATTCGAAGGAGGCGGTCGAGTTGAAAAAAATAACCGTCATTTTTTTGTTGTTAATAACAATGGTAGCGGGATTGACACTTTTTGCTGGATTCTTCGTGGAAGAACGTGTTGATTCTATAGTTATCACATCAAGATATCTACAAGTTGAATTGGGGAAAGATGGCAATTTGCAGAAGGTTACTCACATGTTGGGGAGAGCGTATTTATTTTTTATAAACGACAACGATGGTTTTAATTTGTTTGATTTACAAGGTAAGGAACTTTCAGTTGCAACACCAACATACAACATTCAATACGGTGAGAAATCGAAAGATTTGAAGGACTCATACGAAAGTGTCAAAGTTATTTTCAGTTATGAAAACGGGATTGAAAAGATTTACTCCTTTGACCAGAGGTTTTACACTTACACTTTTGATGTGGAAATTCGCTCCAACGAGGAAATCAAAGTCGCGCTACCATTAATCTGGGATAAATCAACAGTTCGCTCAGCAGTGAATTTCTTTGTCTCATTTAGACCTGATAAAGACTACTCATCCATTGTCAAATTCTCGGGTAAGTTAGACCAAACACAAGTCATTGGGAAGGACTTGAAATTCACAGTTTACATGGGGCCATACAAGAAGGTTGTCGTAAAGCATGTTTTTGGAGAAGATTATGAAAGAATTGCAACACTCATAAAAACCATCCCTGGCGTAGGAACCTGGTACAGTTTTATATCTGATGGTCTCAACGAATTCTTTAGTTGGATAAATTCATTTACAAAAAACTTCGGTTTAACAATTATTATCTTCACAATTATAGTTAGGCTTATTCTCTACCCGTTCTATCATGCACAAACTAAACAGATGATTCAAATGAGAAAACTACAACCGGCTGTAGATGCTATCAAAAAGAAATACAAAGACCCACAAAAACAACAAGAAGAATTAATGAAACTCTACAAAGAAAACAAAATAAATCCATCGAGTGGTTGTTTGATGTTACTTATTCAGTTACCAATCTTCATGCTTCTTTACGGAGTTATTCAAAGTTATCAGGAACTTTTCTCAGTATCTAAAGGTTTCTTGATTTGGAAGGACCTTTCCGTAGGTGGCTGGTCAAACAACTGGCTCTTCTTAGTAGTAACAATATTGACAAGTTATTACCTCGCACTTATCACTAGTCAGGATAGCCGAACTGCTTGGCAGCAGATACTCATGGGTTCCATATTCCCGTTCTTCTTTATAAGCTTACCAAGCGGTATATTCCTTTACTGGACTATGAACTCGATAATTCAACTCGTCATCACATACTACATATACAAACGTTACAAGATAAAAGGCATCTCCCAGCACGAACTTTGGGGAATTCAAAAAAAGAGGGTATAAACCAACGTAAGCAACAAACTACGCGGTAAGAAAAAGGGGTGGGTGACTTGAAGACGATAAACTACGTAGGTAAAAGTGTAGATGAAATCATTGAGCAATTCAAAAGTGAACATGATGTTTTGGAAGGAGAGTATGAAGTCAATGTTATTGATAAAGGGACTCCCGGTATTTTCGGACTTTTCGCAAGAGATGCAGTGGTAGAGATTACGATAACTAACAGGTACTATGAGAGAAAGTTAAAAGAGTTTTTAGAAGAGATTTTTAAACGCTTTGGAGCTGATTATTACATTGAAATAGCAAGTCGCGGGAAAACGTTTATAGCAACATGTCACAGCGAAGAAATTGGGAAACTAATAGGAAAGCACGGAAAAGGCTTAGGAGCTTTGCAACACCTTGCTAATATATACCTAAACAGATTAACAGACACAAAAGTTACCGTAGTTATCGACGCAGGAAATTATCGTGAGAAGAGAAGAGAACAATTAGTAAAGATTGTAGAAGCAGCCGTTGAAAGAGCACGAAAATTCGGTAAAGTGAAGTTAGACCCAATGTTTGCATTCGAAAGAAAAATCGTCCATGAGTTAGCAAAGAAACATAAAGATATACACACGTACTCTGAAGGTTTGGAACCTTACAGGTACGTTGTCATTGAGGCAAGGAGAAGGGGGCGAAACAATGAAGATAGGAAACATTTCAGAAATGCAACCACTTGAAATCGATGGCGGAAAGATCTTAAAACGTGTTTTGATTGGTCCAAGAGATGGTGCTCCGAACTTCGTAATGAGACTCTTTACATTGAAACCTGGAGCTTCAACACCGTATCACACCCACCCATGGGAACACGAAGTATTCGTTGTTGATGGAGAAATTGAAGTTGTGAGTAAAAATGGAAGGACAAGGGTATCTAAAGGTTCTTTTGTTTTCGTTGAACCAAACGAAGAACACCAATTCCACAACTTCACAGATAAAGAGGCATCGTTCATCTGTGTCATTCCAAAAGAAGGTGGAGAATAATAAGTTATCACATCTTTGTCTTTATCAACACAAATTTAACGTAGTTTTATATGTATCGTTTACTTGACACTCAAAAACGTGTGTGCTATAATAACTCACGGTCCTTCGCGTCGGGGCGTAGCGCAGTTGGCTAGCGCGCCGGTCTTGGGAACCGGAGGACGCTGGTTCAAGTCCAGTCGCCCCGACCAGTGATGCGGGTGTAGCTCAATTGGTAGAGCATCGGCCTTCCAAGCCGAGGGTTGCGGGTTCGAGTCCCGTCGCCCGCTCCAGGTTTATTGATAATCTAAACGCCGAAAGGCAGGTTGCGGCCGTAGCTCAACAGGATAGAGCATCGGACTTCTAATCCGAGGGTTGTGGGTTCGAGTCCCGCCGGCCGCGCCAAAAGAAAAAATCAATAAAACAACTATTTGTGGTGGCTATAGCTCAGCTGGCAGAGCGCCTGACTGTGGATCAGGTGGTCGAGGGTTCAAATCCCTCTAGCCACCCCAGTTTTTTATATAATGCAACTATTGAGGACGCGCTCGTAGCTCAACTGGATAGAGCGTCGGACTTCGGATCCGATGGTTGCGGGTTCAAGTCCTGCCGGGCGCGCCAGATTTTGAGAAAAAATCCTAGTTCATTCTGTCAACAGTGGTTGTAACATAAAGTGCGTCATTCTCCGGTGCTTAGAACAAACTACTGAGCTATCAAGCGCCAAAGAAGGGGAGGTAGAACTATGGAAGTACTAAAAGTCTCTTCAAAATCAAACCCAAACAAAGTTGCAGGTGCGTTAGCAGGTGTTATCAGGGAAAAGGGCAAAGCGGAAATTCAGGCTATCGGTGCGGGCGCTGTTAACCAAGCAGTTAAGGCAATCGCAATCGCAAGAGGGTACCTTGCGCCAAGTGGATATGACCTTGTCTGCGTTCCAGCATTCACAGATGTAACAGTGGAAAATGAAACAAGAACAGCGCTTAAGTTCATAGTCTTCCCCAGAGAATAAGTGTAAAATCGAAAATTAGAAAACACAAAGCGGTCCGAAAGATGGACCGCTTTTTATGTTTTTTTGTGCCCGTACATCGTTATTTAAGAGAATTAGCTGAAATTCTTGTAAAGAAGGTCATATTGTCGTTTTTTGCAACAAGAATAACAATGTCTTTCGTTGCGTCCCCCATCTTATCTATAGTGATTGACCCAGTTACACCATCGTAGTTTTCGATATTCCTTATACCCAATGCTATCTTTTCCGGGTTTGTGCTTTTGACATTCTCAATAGCCTTCAAAATAATCATATAAGCATCGTACCCTAAGGCTGAAAGTGTCGAAGGCTTTTCTCCGTATCTCTTTTCATATAGCTCAACAAACCTTTTTCCCAAAGATGATAGTGCCGCATCTGGGTGATAATGATCCGAGAAATACAAACCTTCAACCGCTTTACCACCTATTTTAATCAGTTCGGGGGCATTTGCTCCATCTCCCGCAAGGAAGTATCCTTTAAAGCCTAAAGCTCTTGCTTGTTGTGCGATTAAAGCTATCTCGTTGTAGTAACCAGCAATTAAAATGGCTTCACTACCAAAAGCTATCGCCTGGGTGATTTGTGCACTAAAGTCTGTGTCTCCTGTTTTGTATTGAACTTGCAGTACTTTTCCACCAGATTTTTTGAACCTTTCGATGAAATAATTCGAAAGCCCAACGCTATAATCCTGCTCAATATCTGTGAACACTGTAACTTTTGTTAGTTTCAAATTCTTTACTGCAAATTCCGCCAAGGCGGTCCCTTGCACAGGGTCTATGAAACAGACACGTGAGACAAATTTCTTCCCCTGCGTAACAAGGGGATTAGTTGATGCAGGGCTCAAGAGTGGAATTTTCTTACTCTCAGCTAACTCACCAGCAG
It encodes the following:
- a CDS encoding extracellular solute-binding protein; the encoded protein is MKRVFLALFLVGLLAVVLAAPYNTTIKVLAWDDALTQALKTGISDFEKATGIKVVLELVPSGNLLQKIGVSVGLDKTDYDLVTVDEPFIPALAHLMLPFEQWALGKVYKKPNLNVFAPNAFEAAQWAGVFVGMPINANVYIWMTRKDLINDPKYRTEFKSKYGYDLGVPKTFKELKDMAEFFYSKGIYGFAPFTKQTEGSTAEAIFMFESFGTSPLTVQGGKVVVSLDEKKAVEAINFYKELLKFSPPGALDMGHSERIAAFNQGKVFTMFQWPALVPQHEDPNNSLVAGKIIYSAPPVGPVKGAAIRGCWVLAMPIASKNKEAAAEFAYWWASYQTGQKLIPKGFTPARSDLLLNPNYNKERPWFKAIFDSMKNAVARPRFTKYPEASQIIRNYWLAAISGKMTAEEAVRKMKDELNELVGK
- a CDS encoding GNAT family N-acetyltransferase, whose product is MGDMLVKLYELPELNSALEEARKNGIIIKRPIGPEKYFVVEWVRSKFGNHWASETDMTFSNKPISSFIAIDEKTNKIVGFACYDATVRGFFGPTGVDEEYRGKGIGKALLLACLHDMFNVGYAYAIIGDPGPIEYYRKTVNAIEIEGSYPGIYRNMIREI
- a CDS encoding TSUP family transporter, producing the protein MDITFQDLIILYPLIFLAGFVDSIAGGGGLISLPAYLFVGLPSHNALATNKLSSTIGTIFSTLRYAKGRAIVYLIAVPSVVGSLIGSHIGARLALVLSDNILKLVLAFLIPLAALIVLLANPRKERTLEVENISKTRAVVVSGLIGLTIGTYDGFFGPGTGTFLIILYVSFLSLDHVSASGTAKIVNLASNIGALLTFIVGKKVLYSIGLPAAVFGIAGNWLGSGLALKKGAKIIKPVMLGVLAILFAKILMDLI
- a CDS encoding VIT1/CCC1 transporter family protein, giving the protein MFRWLFSKLTPKSRPRLASEAFKKGDLETHKKLHSPDEIGKEPWHKTEQGKYIGQAVYGASDGIVTTFAAISGIAGANLSPKIAIIVGLANLFADGISMAIGDYLSEKSEKDYIKSEKERELWEIEHLPEAEKLEVREIYKRKGLTGEKLEHLVEAITSNKEIWVDTMLHEELGIFEDDTNPLKSAIITFLSFVIAGFMPLIAYIFASQSQLLAQNQFLASCLITAATLFFVGALRQVVTGVKWYKGGFEMLFVGGLSAVVAYLIGWLLEKIVKIPAL
- the rpmH gene encoding 50S ribosomal protein L34, producing MKRTYQPSRIKRKRTHGFLARKSTPGGRRVLRNRRRTGRWRLTV
- the rnpA gene encoding ribonuclease P protein component — translated: METHSLKRYTFRKRERLRLRRDISLVFRYGKAIQSEEFVVLYRKNGLDYSRLAIIVKRKFGKANRRNKLRRWIRECFRLNKDSIPKGFDIIVIARKALSEKFEKSNYEVVCKALLGNFERLIDAESNTGNH
- the yidD gene encoding membrane protein insertion efficiency factor YidD yields the protein MRKAILGIIRFYQKYISPLKPPTCRFEPTCSTYTYQAVERFGVFKGFLLGFWRILRCNPLSKGGFDPVPEEFTLFHLPKHDKPVEHQKINNIRRRRSS
- the yidC gene encoding membrane protein insertase YidC; the encoded protein is MKKITVIFLLLITMVAGLTLFAGFFVEERVDSIVITSRYLQVELGKDGNLQKVTHMLGRAYLFFINDNDGFNLFDLQGKELSVATPTYNIQYGEKSKDLKDSYESVKVIFSYENGIEKIYSFDQRFYTYTFDVEIRSNEEIKVALPLIWDKSTVRSAVNFFVSFRPDKDYSSIVKFSGKLDQTQVIGKDLKFTVYMGPYKKVVVKHVFGEDYERIATLIKTIPGVGTWYSFISDGLNEFFSWINSFTKNFGLTIIIFTIIVRLILYPFYHAQTKQMIQMRKLQPAVDAIKKKYKDPQKQQEELMKLYKENKINPSSGCLMLLIQLPIFMLLYGVIQSYQELFSVSKGFLIWKDLSVGGWSNNWLFLVVTILTSYYLALITSQDSRTAWQQILMGSIFPFFFISLPSGIFLYWTMNSIIQLVITYYIYKRYKIKGISQHELWGIQKKRV
- the jag gene encoding RNA-binding cell elongation regulator Jag/EloR; this translates as MKTINYVGKSVDEIIEQFKSEHDVLEGEYEVNVIDKGTPGIFGLFARDAVVEITITNRYYERKLKEFLEEIFKRFGADYYIEIASRGKTFIATCHSEEIGKLIGKHGKGLGALQHLANIYLNRLTDTKVTVVIDAGNYREKRREQLVKIVEAAVERARKFGKVKLDPMFAFERKIVHELAKKHKDIHTYSEGLEPYRYVVIEARRRGRNNEDRKHFRNATT
- a CDS encoding cupin domain-containing protein; protein product: MKIGNISEMQPLEIDGGKILKRVLIGPRDGAPNFVMRLFTLKPGASTPYHTHPWEHEVFVVDGEIEVVSKNGRTRVSKGSFVFVEPNEEHQFHNFTDKEASFICVIPKEGGE
- a CDS encoding stage V sporulation protein S, which encodes MEVLKVSSKSNPNKVAGALAGVIREKGKAEIQAIGAGAVNQAVKAIAIARGYLAPSGYDLVCVPAFTDVTVENETRTALKFIVFPRE
- a CDS encoding ABC transporter substrate-binding protein; the encoded protein is MLGKTLKALLFTLISLIYMSSFAVVKIGVLLPLTGPLAAAGDLVKRGIEIAHNEKGSVLGEKVELVYMDTRSEKTEAANGMARLIDREKVVAVIGEIMSGNSMAAGELAESKKIPLLSPASTNPLVTQGKKFVSRVCFIDPVQGTALAEFAVKNLKLTKVTVFTDIEQDYSVGLSNYFIERFKKSGGKVLQVQYKTGDTDFSAQITQAIAFGSEAILIAGYYNEIALIAQQARALGFKGYFLAGDGANAPELIKIGGKAVEGLYFSDHYHPDAALSSLGKRFVELYEKRYGEKPSTLSALGYDAYMIILKAIENVKSTNPEKIALGIRNIENYDGVTGSITIDKMGDATKDIVILVAKNDNMTFFTRISANSLK